DNA from Candidatus Methylomirabilis sp.:
CGCCTTGTCCAAGCGAGCCTGGATCCGGGTGAGCGCCTCCGCGCGCGCGTCCGAGGACAACCCGGCCTCGATCCGCTCGGCGAGGGCGAAGAGGGCGCCGTCCCCGAAGGCGGCCGGGAGATGGGTCAGGTGCGGCGACAGGGGGAAATAGGGGGTGGCGCAGGGGGAGCCCACCCCGGCCCACAGGAGGGCGAGGGGGGCGCCCCCCTCGCGCGGCACGGCGACGGTTCCGCTCGTCAGCGTGGACCAGAGGGCGCCGTGGTTGCAGATGCTGCCGCCGTAGACGAGCGCCGCCTCTTCTGCGGCGTGCGTGCGGGCCAGCCTGCGGAGGAGCGCGAGGTCCACCTTCCCCTCCCGGCCATCCAACCCGGCGCCGGCCTGGGCGAGGCGCGGTCTGCTCGATTGGGTGAACAGGTGCCGGCCCCCCTCCTCGTCGTGGGCGCCTTGCAGCACCTGGAAGTGGTTGGTGCGAACCCGCACGCCATCCTCCACGAGTTCGGACCAGAGCCGCCGGGCCGTCGCCTCGACGACCAGGCCCCGCCCCCTCCCGTCCAGGCAGAGGAGATTGAAGCCCCCGGCGCGCGGCAGACTCTCCAGCAGCGGGACGATCTCCTCGAGGGCGCTCGCCTCCTCCAGGACCTTCCGGGCCAGCACCCGGTGCCCGAGCCCGGAGCGATGGGTCTCCCGGCTCAGCACGCTGTTGGTGGCCACGGCGATTCCGGCCGCGTTCAGCCCGAGGGCCACCGTGTGGTCCCCCACCGCCGAGGAGGCCAGGAAGCGGTGCGCGCCCGCCGGCGCCTCGACGCGCCAGTCGCCGAGGAAGGCCCGGAGGTGATCCCGGTTCTTGTGCAGGAAGCCGCCGCGGTCGTGCGTCGCGGATCCCACCGCCAGGATGTTGGTGCACCCGTCCGGCACGCCGGGCAGGTCTGTGGCCAGGTTCAGGGCGAGCAGCCTCTGCTCCGGCAGCCCGGTCCGCCTCGCCTCGGCCGCCACCGCCGTGAGGAGGGCCGGGCAGTGCCGGGCCGCGGTCCGGACCCGCCCGCGCAGGGTGGCGCGAAACTCCCGAGGCTCGATCCGGCGGACCAGGGCGTCAAGGAGTCCTACCGCCTCCTGGAGCGCCGCCGTCACGACGTGCCTCGCAAGGCCGCAGCCGCGGCGGCGGCGTCCGGCTCCGCGCCGAGCTTTAGCAGGCGGCCGAGGGCCTCCTCCACCTGGAGCGGCGGCAACGCCCTTGCCGCGTTCGTCCGGAACTTCTCCGCCAGCTCCTCGGGCGAGAAGGACATCTCGGGGCCGCCCCGCGGTGCCTCCTGCATCTCTTCCAGGACCCCGCCGTCCTCGAGCATCACCCGCACGTGCCCCGTGAACCGTTGCGGGTAGGGGAGGCTCGGGTCCACCACGTAGCGGACCTTCTCGGCGACCGCGAGGATCCGCGGGTCCCTGACCTTGGCGTCGGTGAATCCCTCGACCCCGGCCTCGCCTTCCACCAGCACCAGGGCGATGCAGTAGGGCAGGCTGAACTTCGCCCCGTAGGGGGTCGCCGGCCGCCGCTTCTCCGCCAGCGGCTCCCAGAGGCGGTGGACCACGCCCTCGGGGGTCCGGCAGAGGATCTCACGGATGCCTGAGGGGTCGAGGTGCGCCTTCGCCCGGAGGCGCGCCGCGCAGTCCATGTAGGGCTGGTTGATGGAGCCGCAGGGGTAGGCCTTGAACATGAGCCTGAGGATCGCCCACTCGCGGCCGAGGTTGTCGCGGAGCCGCGCGAGGCGTCCGGGGTCGGGGGCTTCCCCGGCGAAGGCCCGGAAGAACCCGTGCGTCCCTTCGAAGACGGTCCGGGGCGCGGTGAACCCGGCGCGGGCGAGCAGGACCGCCGTGAGCCCTGCGTGGGCGGCCCAGCCCGGATGCAGCCGCTTGCTCCACGAGCCGTCCGCCAGGTACTCAATGATCCCGCCCGCCTGGCTCCCGCAAAGGCCGAACGCGGTGGTGAGTTCGGCCGCACTCAGTCCCAGGAGGTTCCCCGCCGCCGCCGCCGCGCCGAATGGGCCGCAGAGCGCTGTCGGGTGGAAGCCCCGCCGGTGGAAGGCTCCCGGGGCCACCAGCCCCACGGCGGACATCACCTCTACGCCGGCGGCGATCGCCGCGAGGACCGCCGCCCCCGGGGCCCGGTGCGCTTCCCCAACGGCGAGGGCCGCCGTGGCGCAGCAGCACCCGGTATGGACGATGGCCTCCTCCAGGGTGTCGTCGTAGTCCAGGCCGTGGGCCAGCGTCCCGTTGGCCAGGACCGCGTTCGCCATCCCCACCCGCTGCGTCCGGCCCCAGAGGGTGGCCTCGGGCGGGCCCCCGAGGCGGAGGGCCACTTCCTGGACGCTGCGGGCGAAGTCCTCCGGGGCCGCGGCCAGCGCGACGCCGGCCGTGTCCAGGAGGAGGTGCGTGGCCTTCTCCGCCACCTCAGGAGGCAGGGTGGACGGGGTGAGGCTGGCAGCGAAGGTTCCCAGGGCCTCGGCGAAGGTGGCCATCCATCATCCCCCGTGGGAAGCCCCTGGAGAGACTCGCCCTCCCGTCCAGGCCCGCGGCACGGGCGTCCTGCTGAAGCGTCTCCGAAGGCGGGGATCGTCAGGCGTGTGCAACGCCATACCACGGCGCACGCCGGACAGTCAACCGGAAAGCCCTGGCAAGTCTGCGGCCTCCCGACAGGTCGAGGCCCTGAGCAGGGGGATTCCTCCGTCCCTTTTCCGGACGCAGGCGGCGTGCTACGATACGCCGGTCTTCAGCGGGGAGGCACCAGGGAATGCCCATCCGACCCATTGTTGGCATCACCATGGGGGATCCGGCCGGCATCGGCCCAGAGATCTGCCTCCGGACCGCGGTAGACCCGCGCGTGCAGCGGGCGGCCGTGCCGGTCATCGTCGGAGACCGGGGCGCGCTGGAGCGGGTCCGGGCGGCCTCCCGCGTCAGGCGGCGGATCCGGCCGGTGGGCTCGCCAGCCGAGGCTCGCGGGGACGGCGCCGTCGAGGTCCTGGACCTGAAGAACGTGGACCTGGCCGCCTGCCCGCTCGGCGTGGTGTCCGCGGCGGCCGGCCGGGCGGCTGTGGAGTACGTGTTCAGGTCCATCGAGCTGGCCACGGCCGGCCAGATCGCCGCCGCCGTCACGGCGCCCCTGAACAAGGAAGCGATGCGCCAGGCCGGGTTTCCCTACGACGGCCACACGGAGATCTACGCCGAGAAGACCGGGACCAGGGACTACAGCATGATGCTGGTGGTGGGCCGGCTCCGGGTCCTGCACGTCTCCACCCACGTGGCCCTCCGCGAGGCGGTCACGCGGGTGGCGCGGGAGCGGGTCCTGACGGTCATCCGGCTGGCCGGCGTGGCGGCGCGGATGCTGGGGGTCCGGGCGCCCCGGATCGGCGTGGCGGGCCTGAACCCGCACGCAGGGGAGGGGGGCCTCTTCGGCCGGGAAGAGATCGAGCAGATCACTCCCGCCATCGAGGCGGCGCGGGCCGAGGGGTTCGACGTCCATGGCCCGATCTCGGCCGATACGCTCCTCTACCGGGCCCGGCGGGGGGAGTTCGACTTCGTCGTCGCCATGTACCATGACCAGGGTCATGTCCCGCTGAAGCTGATCGGGTTCGACCGGGGGATCAACGTGACGGTAGGGCTTCCCATGATCCGGACCTCCGTAGACCACGGGACCGCCTTCGACATCGTCGGGACGGGGAAGGCGCGGCACGCAAGCCTGGTGGCCGCGACCCTCCTCGCCGTCCGGATGGCGCGGCGCTGGCGCCCGGCGGGCGGGTCCACGGCAATGCCCGCTTGAGGGGAGGAGCGCTGTGCTCGACACCCTGATGCAGTGGCTCCACCTCGGGGGGGTGATCATCGGAGTGGGCGGTGTGGCCTTCGCGCGCTTCGTCCTGATCCCGACGGCGGCCGCCCTGCCACCGGAGCAGCGGGCCCCGTTCATGGCGAGGATCGGCGCGCGGTTCAACCCCATCCTCTGGGCCGCCATCGGGGTCATCCTGATGAGCGGCCTCTACAATATGCTCTCGTCCCTTCAGGCCGGGGTGGATGTCCGCTACCAGGCAGTCCTGGGGCTGAAGGTTCTCCTGGCCCTCGCGCTCTTCACCATTGCCTTCCTGATCACCCTCCCCTTCCCGGCGCTTGCCGGAATGCAGAAGCAGCGGCCCCGCTGGCTGCTGGTGAACCTCACGCTGGCGACCATCATCGTCCTCCTCTCCGCCGCCCTCCGCCGGATGTAGCGAAGCCCCGCCGCAGGTCGCGGGCCCGGGCTCTCGTGGCCGTGGGACGGCGTCCGCCTGCACGGTTCCCGCCTGCGCGGACGGGCCCCTACAGGCGGCGATAGCCGAAGAGGAAGCCGAGGGTGCCGGCGGCCGCGATGGCGGCGGCGGCGCCGAACATCGCCGGGAAGCTGGAATGGGCCAGGAGGACTCCGAGGAGGACGGAACCGGAGCCGATCCCCAGCTCCAGGGCCGCATAGAAGGTTGCCATGGCCCGGCCCCGCTCGGCGGCCTCCACCCGGTCAACGGTGAGGGCCATCAGGGCCGGGTGGGCGGCGCCGAAGCCGATGCCATAGAGGGCGCCGGCCAGCAGGAGCCATCCAGGGGAGCTCGCCACGGCGAGCGTCGCCATGGCCGCCGCCACGAGCGTCATCCCCGGCAGGACCACCGCGGCGCGCCCCACCCGGTCCGAGAGGAGCCCCGCCTGGGGGCGAGTCAGCACCAGGAAGGCGGCGAAGACCGCGAAGAAGAGGCCGGGGTTTCCCATCCCGACCTGCCGGCCGAGCAGAGGGAGGAAGGAGGCCACCGCCCCGTAGGTGACGCACAGGGTGAGCATCGCTCCCGCCGGGAAGAGGGCAGCCCGGCTGAGGAGCGGCGCGGCCGCGGGCGGGGCAGTGCCGGCCGGCAGGGTCTCGCGCACCCCCGTCGCCAGCAGGGCTGCCCCCAGCGCAACACCCCCCGCGGCCAGAAAGAGTCCCCCGAAGGTGCCGTCCGAGGCGAGCCAGATCCCCAGGACCGGCCCGACCG
Protein-coding regions in this window:
- a CDS encoding C45 family peptidase, whose protein sequence is MTAALQEAVGLLDALVRRIEPREFRATLRGRVRTAARHCPALLTAVAAEARRTGLPEQRLLALNLATDLPGVPDGCTNILAVGSATHDRGGFLHKNRDHLRAFLGDWRVEAPAGAHRFLASSAVGDHTVALGLNAAGIAVATNSVLSRETHRSGLGHRVLARKVLEEASALEEIVPLLESLPRAGGFNLLCLDGRGRGLVVEATARRLWSELVEDGVRVRTNHFQVLQGAHDEEGGRHLFTQSSRPRLAQAGAGLDGREGKVDLALLRRLARTHAAEEAALVYGGSICNHGALWSTLTSGTVAVPREGGAPLALLWAGVGSPCATPYFPLSPHLTHLPAAFGDGALFALAERIEAGLSSDARAEALTRIQARLDKAGEEALLVARAIAGPSRVEEAHRMLATALQPALEEGVLSLALLAAQGEAAAGDGLTARLPREVRVAPGQEVVLRFQILNGLAETVTVSARAEGLPMAAQQPFPAHVRVRAGAVGGGLLLLGTGPVPREIAVTIQRADGAREVLRQQDVRVLPFGAEESD
- a CDS encoding MmgE/PrpD family protein, with the protein product MATFAEALGTFAASLTPSTLPPEVAEKATHLLLDTAGVALAAAPEDFARSVQEVALRLGGPPEATLWGRTQRVGMANAVLANGTLAHGLDYDDTLEEAIVHTGCCCATAALAVGEAHRAPGAAVLAAIAAGVEVMSAVGLVAPGAFHRRGFHPTALCGPFGAAAAAGNLLGLSAAELTTAFGLCGSQAGGIIEYLADGSWSKRLHPGWAAHAGLTAVLLARAGFTAPRTVFEGTHGFFRAFAGEAPDPGRLARLRDNLGREWAILRLMFKAYPCGSINQPYMDCAARLRAKAHLDPSGIREILCRTPEGVVHRLWEPLAEKRRPATPYGAKFSLPYCIALVLVEGEAGVEGFTDAKVRDPRILAVAEKVRYVVDPSLPYPQRFTGHVRVMLEDGGVLEEMQEAPRGGPEMSFSPEELAEKFRTNAARALPPLQVEEALGRLLKLGAEPDAAAAAAALRGTS
- the pdxA gene encoding 4-hydroxythreonine-4-phosphate dehydrogenase PdxA, whose amino-acid sequence is MPIRPIVGITMGDPAGIGPEICLRTAVDPRVQRAAVPVIVGDRGALERVRAASRVRRRIRPVGSPAEARGDGAVEVLDLKNVDLAACPLGVVSAAAGRAAVEYVFRSIELATAGQIAAAVTAPLNKEAMRQAGFPYDGHTEIYAEKTGTRDYSMMLVVGRLRVLHVSTHVALREAVTRVARERVLTVIRLAGVAARMLGVRAPRIGVAGLNPHAGEGGLFGREEIEQITPAIEAARAEGFDVHGPISADTLLYRARRGEFDFVVAMYHDQGHVPLKLIGFDRGINVTVGLPMIRTSVDHGTAFDIVGTGKARHASLVAATLLAVRMARRWRPAGGSTAMPA
- a CDS encoding CopD family protein — protein: MLDTLMQWLHLGGVIIGVGGVAFARFVLIPTAAALPPEQRAPFMARIGARFNPILWAAIGVILMSGLYNMLSSLQAGVDVRYQAVLGLKVLLALALFTIAFLITLPFPALAGMQKQRPRWLLVNLTLATIIVLLSAALRRM
- a CDS encoding MFS transporter, which codes for MESRPLLLTRGFVLTCLSTFFFFLSFYLLLPTLPLYALQHGMGESEIGLIIGAFALTSLVVRPHVGRAIDRRGRKGMLLLGAAVFLVASPAYHLTRTVGSLLALRLLHGSGMGCFTTAASAVITDLAPPARRGEAMGYFGLAANLAMAVGPVLGIWLASDGTFGGLFLAAGGVALGAALLATGVRETLPAGTAPPAAAPLLSRAALFPAGAMLTLCVTYGAVASFLPLLGRQVGMGNPGLFFAVFAAFLVLTRPQAGLLSDRVGRAAVVLPGMTLVAAAMATLAVASSPGWLLLAGALYGIGFGAAHPALMALTVDRVEAAERGRAMATFYAALELGIGSGSVLLGVLLAHSSFPAMFGAAAAIAAAGTLGFLFGYRRL